One stretch of Emys orbicularis isolate rEmyOrb1 chromosome 5, rEmyOrb1.hap1, whole genome shotgun sequence DNA includes these proteins:
- the LOC135879535 gene encoding profilin-1-like, giving the protein MASWKSYIDHLMADGTCQDAAIVGYKDVPSVWAAVPDKIFAGISPVEMNVLLGKDRSLLFVNGLTLGGQKCSVIRDNLMIDGEFTMDLRTKSIKGEPTFNITISRTARTLVMLMGKEGIHGGNVNMKCFEMACYLRNAGY; this is encoded by the coding sequence ATGGCCAGCTGGAAATCCTATATTGACCACCTGATGGCTGATGGGACATGCCAGGATGCTGCCATTGTTGGTTACAAGGATGTTCCTTCTGTGTGGGCTGCTGTCCCTGACAAGATTTTTGCAGGCATCTCTCCTGTGGAGATGAATGTGTTACTGGGGAAGGATCGCTCTCTGCTATTTGTCAATGGACTGACATTGGGAGGCCAGAAGTGCTCAGTGATCAGAGACAATCTGATGATAGATGGAGAGTTCACCATGGACCTGAGAACAAAGAGCATTAAAGGAGAACCCACTTTCAACATTACAATCTCCCGAACAGCCAGAACTTTGGTTATGCTAATGGGCAAAGAAGGAATCCATGGAGGAAATGTTAATATGAAATGTTTTGAGATGGCTTGCTACTTAAGAAATGCAGGGTATTGA